A genome region from Nocardia sp. NBC_00565 includes the following:
- a CDS encoding ATP-dependent DNA ligase has translation MLFSDVVQASETVRATRSRKTKIATLAALLAAAAPDELAPVVAWLSGELRQGRIGTGWRTLTTLDGDPSELATLTVSSVDGTLSELATTSGPGSANRRKELLTALWAAATAEQQAFLLRLLGGELRQGALTAIVAEAVAVAAQVPIELVRRAYMLSGQLPVTAVAALTGGAESLAEFRLEVGRPIQPMLASPGATLEEAMAEFGDEVSVEHKLDGARIQVHREGSRVWVFTRTLRDITASVPELVDLVARLDCTSVVLDGETLALTDSGRPRPFQETMSRFAEISSTRELLLHPYFFDCLHLDGADLLDVPLHERRAALTEVAAAHSIPALLRPDAEAAAEYFDGALAAGHEGVMVKSLSAPYAAGRRGRAWQKIKPTHTLDLLVLGAEWGYGRRTGYLSNLHLGARDPETGDPVMVGKTFKGLTDALLRWQTAEFPRHERARDDYTVYLWPELVVEIALDGVQVSSRYPGGVALRFARVVRYRPDKSAADADTIETVRALLP, from the coding sequence GTGCTGTTCTCGGATGTCGTGCAGGCCTCGGAAACCGTCCGGGCGACCCGGTCCCGTAAGACGAAAATCGCCACCCTGGCCGCGCTGTTGGCCGCGGCCGCCCCGGATGAGCTCGCGCCGGTGGTCGCCTGGCTCTCCGGTGAACTCCGGCAGGGGCGTATCGGCACCGGCTGGCGCACGCTGACCACTCTCGATGGCGATCCGAGTGAGCTTGCGACACTGACGGTTTCGTCGGTGGACGGCACGCTGAGCGAGCTGGCCACCACCTCCGGTCCCGGCTCGGCGAACCGGCGCAAGGAACTGCTGACGGCCCTGTGGGCCGCCGCCACCGCCGAGCAGCAGGCCTTCCTGCTGCGCCTGCTCGGTGGCGAGTTGCGCCAGGGCGCGCTCACCGCGATCGTCGCGGAGGCGGTCGCGGTGGCCGCGCAGGTGCCGATCGAGCTGGTCCGGCGGGCGTACATGCTGTCCGGACAGCTGCCCGTCACCGCTGTCGCGGCATTGACCGGTGGGGCCGAGTCGCTCGCAGAGTTCCGGCTCGAAGTCGGTCGCCCGATCCAGCCGATGCTCGCCTCGCCCGGTGCGACGCTGGAGGAGGCGATGGCCGAATTCGGCGATGAGGTGAGCGTCGAGCACAAGTTGGACGGCGCGCGCATCCAAGTGCATCGCGAGGGTTCGCGGGTGTGGGTGTTCACCAGGACGCTGCGCGATATCACCGCGAGCGTGCCGGAGCTGGTCGACTTGGTCGCCCGACTCGACTGCACGAGCGTGGTGCTGGACGGAGAAACGTTGGCGCTCACCGATTCCGGGCGGCCGCGGCCGTTCCAGGAGACGATGAGCCGCTTCGCCGAGATCAGCTCGACCAGAGAATTGCTACTGCACCCGTACTTCTTCGACTGCCTGCACCTGGACGGCGCGGACCTGCTCGACGTACCGCTGCACGAGCGCCGCGCGGCGCTGACCGAAGTGGCCGCCGCGCACAGCATTCCGGCGCTGCTGCGGCCCGATGCGGAGGCCGCGGCCGAGTACTTCGACGGTGCGCTGGCCGCCGGGCACGAAGGCGTGATGGTGAAGTCGTTGTCCGCACCTTACGCCGCGGGCCGTCGCGGCCGAGCCTGGCAGAAGATCAAGCCGACGCACACCCTGGACCTGCTGGTACTCGGCGCCGAATGGGGATATGGCCGGCGCACCGGATACCTGTCGAATCTGCATCTCGGCGCGCGCGATCCGGAAACCGGTGATCCGGTGATGGTCGGCAAGACCTTCAAGGGTCTCACCGACGCGCTGCTGCGGTGGCAGACCGCGGAGTTCCCGCGCCACGAGCGCGCCCGTGACGACTACACCGTCTACCTGTGGCCCGAACTCGTCGTGGAGATCGCCCTCGACGGCGTCCAAGTGAGTTCGCGCTATCCGGGCGGCGTCGCCCTGCGCTTCGCCCGCGTCGTCCGGTACCGACCGGACAAATCCGCGGCCGACGCCGACACCATCGAGACGGTCCGCGCATTACTGCCCTGA
- the ramB gene encoding acetate metabolism transcriptional regulator RamB: MAKTYVGARLRQLRTERGLSQVSLAQKLEISASYLNQIEHDVRPLTVPVLLRISEVFGVDATFFSSQDDTRLIAELQEVVMDQELGIEADTQEIADMVSAHPSMARALVNMHNRYRNTSAQLAAATEDRFADGSGSAAISKPHEEVRDFFYQRQNYIHELDTAAEELTARIRFHGGDVNSEIARRLRAHDVHIVERIDLGEGVLHRYDPQTQRLEIAPHLSGGQRTFKLAAELAYFECGDLLEKLVEEGNFASEDTRKLAMLGLANYFAAATVLPYTHFHEVAEDFRYDIERLSALFTQSYETICHRLSTLQRPKLRGVPFSFVRVDRAGNMSKRQSATGFHFSASGGTCPLWNVYETFAYPGKIMTQIAQMPDGRKYLWVARTVERRATRYGQPSKTFAIGLGCELRHAGRVVYADGIDLDEAKATPIGAGCRVCERANCPQRAFPPLGKVLDISEHRSSVSPYVLK, from the coding sequence ATGGCCAAGACTTATGTCGGGGCGCGGCTTCGTCAGCTGCGGACCGAACGAGGACTGAGCCAGGTCTCACTCGCCCAGAAGCTGGAGATCTCGGCGAGTTACCTCAATCAGATCGAACACGATGTGCGCCCGCTCACCGTGCCGGTACTGCTGCGGATCAGTGAAGTATTCGGCGTCGACGCGACATTCTTCTCCTCCCAGGATGACACCCGGCTCATCGCCGAACTCCAAGAGGTCGTCATGGACCAGGAGCTGGGCATCGAGGCCGACACCCAGGAGATCGCGGATATGGTCTCCGCGCATCCGAGCATGGCGCGCGCGCTGGTCAATATGCACAACCGGTACCGCAACACCTCCGCGCAGCTGGCCGCCGCCACCGAGGACCGTTTCGCCGACGGCTCCGGCAGCGCGGCGATCAGCAAACCGCACGAGGAAGTGCGCGACTTCTTCTACCAGCGGCAGAACTATATCCACGAATTGGATACCGCCGCAGAGGAACTCACCGCCCGCATCCGCTTCCACGGCGGCGATGTGAACAGCGAGATCGCGCGCAGGCTGCGCGCGCACGACGTGCACATCGTCGAGCGCATCGACCTCGGCGAGGGCGTACTGCACCGCTATGATCCACAGACCCAGCGACTCGAGATCGCACCGCATCTGTCCGGCGGCCAGCGCACCTTCAAACTCGCCGCCGAACTCGCCTACTTCGAATGCGGCGATCTGCTCGAAAAGCTGGTCGAGGAGGGCAATTTCGCCTCCGAGGACACCCGCAAACTGGCCATGCTCGGACTGGCCAACTACTTCGCCGCGGCAACCGTATTGCCCTACACGCACTTTCACGAGGTCGCCGAGGATTTCCGCTACGATATCGAGCGCCTTTCGGCCTTGTTCACCCAGAGCTACGAGACCATCTGCCATCGCCTTTCGACTCTGCAGCGGCCCAAGTTGCGCGGTGTCCCGTTCTCCTTCGTGCGCGTGGACCGGGCGGGCAATATGTCGAAGCGCCAGTCCGCCACCGGATTCCACTTCTCCGCCAGTGGCGGCACCTGCCCGCTGTGGAATGTCTACGAGACCTTCGCCTATCCGGGCAAGATCATGACGCAGATCGCGCAGATGCCCGACGGCCGCAAGTACCTCTGGGTCGCCCGCACCGTCGAACGCCGCGCGACCCGATATGGCCAGCCGAGCAAGACCTTCGCCATCGGCCTCGGCTGCGAACTGCGCCACGCCGGCCGCGTCGTCTACGCCGACGGCATCGATCTCGACGAGGCCAAGGCCACCCCCATCGGCGCGGGCTGCCGCGTCTGCGAACGCGCCAACTGCCCGCAGCGCGCCTTTCCACCGCTCGGGAAAGTACTCGATATCAGCGAACATCGAAGCTCGGTTTCCCCGTACGTCCTCAAATAG
- a CDS encoding MFS transporter: MATPTLQVPAGIPAPARTRSASPRAHTGRTLPVFVLSALLATGQMYIPIPLFTAMQADWQVGAGVMTWIISAFAFGYAGGFVLFGPLSDRYGHRRVLVTGMIVAAVVTLLTGLSFGAPIAIGLRVLQGLVVGSIPPAIMAYVATRIAPAHRAVVTMSVATSFLAATVLAQIASQAVVAAFPWRTMFLGSAVVFVALAFALRAVMLDDEPTGRDKPLVHSYAAIPAVLRIKALLPMLVAGALSMAVMVGVYTGIELTGLVKGSGELLALRAGALPVMFALPLLAIPLARLTKPGQMVLGVLIAATAMVIATFEGAHLAVLTVLLAVLVGGLGVIAPAVLQTAGELGGAARAAASSVAMFSFYVGATAGPLVAAAAAPHGFSVLAWILAILLVAALGLTLVGVRIQRATQPV; this comes from the coding sequence ATGGCAACGCCGACTCTTCAGGTTCCGGCCGGTATCCCGGCTCCGGCACGCACTCGCAGCGCGTCACCTCGTGCGCACACCGGGCGTACCCTCCCCGTCTTCGTCCTGTCCGCCCTGCTGGCCACCGGTCAGATGTACATTCCGATTCCCTTGTTCACGGCCATGCAGGCCGATTGGCAGGTGGGTGCCGGCGTGATGACCTGGATCATCAGCGCTTTCGCCTTCGGCTATGCGGGCGGCTTCGTGCTGTTCGGCCCGCTGTCGGATCGCTACGGTCACCGCCGGGTACTGGTCACCGGCATGATCGTCGCCGCGGTGGTCACACTGTTGACCGGTTTGTCGTTCGGTGCTCCGATCGCGATCGGTCTGCGTGTGCTGCAGGGGCTGGTCGTCGGTTCGATTCCGCCGGCGATCATGGCCTACGTCGCCACCCGCATCGCCCCGGCGCACCGGGCGGTGGTCACCATGTCGGTGGCGACCTCCTTCCTGGCCGCGACGGTGCTGGCGCAGATCGCTTCGCAGGCCGTGGTCGCCGCGTTCCCGTGGCGCACCATGTTCCTCGGCTCGGCTGTCGTATTCGTGGCGCTCGCGTTCGCGCTGCGCGCGGTCATGCTCGACGACGAGCCCACCGGCCGGGACAAGCCGCTCGTGCACAGCTACGCCGCGATCCCCGCGGTACTGCGCATCAAGGCGCTGCTGCCGATGCTGGTCGCCGGCGCGCTGAGCATGGCGGTGATGGTCGGGGTGTACACCGGCATCGAGCTGACCGGTCTGGTCAAGGGTTCGGGTGAACTGCTCGCGCTGCGTGCGGGTGCGCTGCCGGTGATGTTCGCCCTTCCGCTGCTTGCCATTCCGCTCGCGCGGCTGACCAAGCCGGGCCAGATGGTGCTCGGCGTGCTGATCGCCGCGACTGCCATGGTGATCGCGACCTTCGAGGGCGCCCACCTCGCGGTGCTGACGGTGCTGCTTGCCGTGCTGGTCGGTGGCCTCGGTGTCATCGCACCGGCGGTCCTGCAGACCGCGGGGGAGTTGGGCGGTGCGGCGCGCGCTGCCGCTTCTTCGGTCGCCATGTTCAGCTTCTACGTCGGTGCTACCGCCGGACCACTGGTCGCGGCAGCCGCCGCGCCACACGGCTTTTCGGTGCTGGCCTGGATCCTGGCCATCCTGCTGGTCGCGGCTCTCGGCCTGACCCTGGTCGGCGTGCGGATCCAGCGCGCCACCCAACCGGTCTGA
- a CDS encoding TetR/AcrR family transcriptional regulator, with amino-acid sequence MTATMKRSDATKQALLRAARIEFAEYGLAGARVDRIAEAAGVNKERIYGLFGSKDKLFDVILIDTMREFMDVVQPLAETEPGEYVGKLFDYHRENPQLLRLLLWEGLHRGTDAHDIDGWRAQHYERKFDRAKEQFDVDANHAGRLLLALCGLSNWSLAVPQTTLLLLGADADNRDATREFMMEFARAAMRRDKSVPHREPVNELTTESVSPVDGTENAATDPVDRAARRLRAAQAAADAARDELAAALRDAHAEGTSANQLARQISGTLSRPVVLKLLAP; translated from the coding sequence ATGACGGCCACGATGAAACGTAGCGACGCGACCAAGCAGGCTCTGCTGCGCGCCGCACGTATCGAATTCGCCGAATACGGACTGGCCGGCGCGCGGGTGGACCGGATCGCGGAGGCGGCCGGGGTGAACAAGGAGCGCATCTACGGCCTGTTCGGCAGCAAGGACAAGCTCTTCGACGTCATCCTGATCGACACCATGCGCGAGTTCATGGATGTGGTGCAACCGCTGGCCGAGACCGAACCCGGCGAGTACGTGGGCAAGTTGTTCGACTACCACCGCGAAAATCCGCAGCTGCTACGGCTATTGCTGTGGGAGGGCCTGCACCGCGGCACCGACGCGCACGATATCGACGGCTGGCGCGCCCAGCACTACGAGCGGAAGTTCGACCGCGCGAAAGAGCAGTTCGATGTGGACGCGAACCATGCGGGCCGACTGCTGCTCGCACTGTGCGGCCTGTCCAACTGGAGTCTCGCGGTACCACAGACGACGCTTCTGCTGCTCGGCGCGGACGCCGACAACCGGGATGCGACCCGCGAATTCATGATGGAGTTCGCCAGAGCGGCGATGCGGCGAGACAAGTCGGTGCCGCATCGGGAGCCGGTCAATGAGTTGACCACCGAATCGGTCAGCCCGGTTGACGGGACCGAGAACGCGGCGACCGACCCGGTCGACCGCGCCGCCCGGCGACTGCGCGCAGCCCAGGCCGCGGCCGACGCGGCTCGCGACGAGCTCGCCGCCGCGTTGCGGGACGCGCACGCCGAGGGCACCAGCGCCAATCAGCTCGCGCGCCAGATCTCGGGCACGCTCTCGCGGCCCGTCGTGCTCAAACTGCTCGCGCCCTAG
- a CDS encoding acyl-CoA dehydrogenase has translation MGHYKANVRDIEFNLFEVFGLDKLLDTGAYGDLDSDTVREILAEVKRLAEGPVAESFAAADRDPVVYDPATHSISVPEPLRKTVAAVHEADWSRLGMPEGMGGTPAPAAVIWAIDEMLTCANPAASFFNMGPVMSSVLFNVGTEQQKQWAIKGYDRGWAGTMVLTEPDAGSDVGAGRTKAVLQEDGSWHIEGVKRFISGGDVGETAENVFHLVLARPEGAGPGTKGLSLFYVPKFLFDHETLELGDRNGVYVTGVEHKMGLKSSPTCELTFGATEVPAKGWLVGEVHNGIAQMFQVIENARMVVGIKSTGTLSSGYLNALDYAKQRVQGADLTQMSDKAAPRVAITHHPDVRRSLAMQKAYAEGLRAVYLYTAAHQNADVAQLVSGADAELAHRVDDLLLPIVKGVGSERAYQYLAESLQTLGGSGYLQDYPIEQYIRDAKIDSLYEGTTAIQAQDFFFRKIIRDKGAALAHVNGQIAAFLDAKTGHFEAERALLATAVADVQAMAATLTGYVMAAREDPTELYKVGLGSVRFLLAVGDLIIGWRLLVQAEIAAAALAADAAAKDRAFYAGKVAVASFFAKNALPELTAVQNIIAAIDNDIMELDEAAF, from the coding sequence GTGGGTCACTACAAGGCGAACGTTCGGGATATCGAGTTCAACCTGTTCGAGGTGTTCGGATTGGACAAGCTTCTGGATACGGGTGCCTATGGCGATCTCGATTCGGATACCGTGCGAGAGATCCTCGCCGAGGTGAAGCGGCTGGCCGAGGGCCCGGTGGCGGAATCCTTCGCCGCGGCCGACCGCGACCCGGTGGTCTACGACCCGGCCACCCACTCGATTTCGGTGCCCGAGCCGCTGCGCAAGACCGTCGCGGCCGTGCACGAGGCGGACTGGAGCCGACTCGGCATGCCGGAGGGTATGGGCGGCACGCCCGCCCCCGCCGCGGTGATCTGGGCGATCGACGAGATGCTCACCTGCGCCAATCCGGCGGCGAGCTTCTTCAATATGGGCCCGGTCATGTCCTCGGTACTGTTCAATGTCGGCACCGAGCAGCAGAAGCAGTGGGCCATAAAGGGTTACGACCGCGGTTGGGCGGGCACCATGGTGCTGACCGAGCCCGATGCCGGTTCCGATGTCGGAGCGGGGCGTACCAAGGCGGTGCTGCAAGAGGACGGCTCCTGGCATATCGAGGGCGTCAAGCGGTTCATCTCCGGTGGTGACGTCGGCGAGACGGCTGAGAACGTCTTCCACCTGGTGCTGGCGCGCCCCGAGGGCGCCGGTCCCGGTACCAAGGGGCTTTCGCTGTTCTATGTACCGAAATTCCTCTTCGATCACGAGACGCTCGAGCTGGGCGACCGCAATGGCGTCTACGTAACCGGTGTCGAGCACAAGATGGGCCTGAAATCCTCGCCCACCTGCGAGCTGACCTTCGGCGCGACCGAGGTGCCCGCCAAGGGCTGGCTGGTCGGCGAGGTGCACAACGGCATCGCGCAAATGTTCCAGGTGATCGAGAACGCCCGCATGGTGGTCGGCATCAAGTCCACCGGCACGCTATCCTCTGGTTACCTCAATGCGCTCGACTACGCCAAGCAGCGGGTGCAGGGTGCGGATCTGACGCAGATGTCGGATAAGGCGGCCCCGCGCGTCGCTATTACCCACCACCCGGATGTCCGGCGGTCGCTGGCGATGCAGAAGGCATACGCCGAGGGCCTGCGTGCGGTGTACCTCTACACCGCCGCCCATCAGAATGCCGATGTGGCGCAGCTGGTTTCGGGTGCCGATGCTGAATTGGCGCACCGGGTCGACGATCTGCTGCTGCCGATCGTCAAGGGCGTCGGTTCCGAGCGGGCCTACCAGTACCTGGCCGAATCCCTGCAGACGCTGGGCGGCTCGGGCTATCTGCAGGACTACCCGATCGAGCAGTACATTCGCGACGCGAAGATCGACTCGCTCTACGAGGGCACCACCGCGATTCAGGCGCAGGACTTCTTCTTCCGCAAGATCATTCGCGATAAGGGTGCGGCGCTGGCGCACGTCAACGGGCAGATCGCCGCCTTCCTGGACGCGAAGACCGGTCACTTCGAGGCCGAGCGGGCACTGCTGGCCACGGCGGTCGCCGATGTGCAGGCGATGGCCGCGACGCTCACCGGCTATGTGATGGCGGCGCGGGAGGATCCGACGGAGCTGTACAAGGTCGGGCTCGGTTCGGTGCGGTTCCTGCTCGCCGTCGGCGATCTGATCATCGGCTGGCGGCTGCTGGTGCAGGCCGAGATCGCGGCCGCCGCACTGGCCGCCGACGCGGCCGCGAAGGATCGGGCGTTCTATGCCGGAAAGGTCGCTGTCGCGAGCTTCTTCGCGAAGAACGCGCTGCCGGAGCTGACCGCGGTGCAGAACATCATCGCCGCGATCGATAACGACATCATGGAGTTGGACGAAGCGGCGTTCTGA
- the urtA gene encoding urea ABC transporter substrate-binding protein, with translation MPDSRDIHRSRSRRITKALVAPTAVALAGLLLTGCGAKDDASTEGSNAASCVDTSKDSIKIGSLHSLSGTMAISEVTVANSTKLAVDQINAAGGVMGKKIDLVLEDGASDPKTFAEKAEKLVSSDCVAAVFGGWTSSSRKAMKPKFESLNSLLYYPVQYEGLEDSKNIFYTGATTNQQIIPALDYLKQKGIKSLYLVGSDYVFPQTANREIKAYAAANGIEIKGEDYTPLGSTDFSTIVNKVRNAKAGAVFNTLNGDSNVAFFREYTNAGLKAADMPVVSVSIAEEEVAGIGAQNIAGQLTAWNYYQTVDSPVNKKFVADYKAAFGADKPTSDPMEAAYASVYLWKNTVEKAKSFKVADIQAAADGVTFDAPEGLVTVDGSNHHITKTARIGEIRPDGLIYTVWDSGKAVTPDPYLKSYEWAKGLK, from the coding sequence ATGCCAGATTCCCGTGACATCCATCGATCGCGTTCCCGTCGCATTACCAAAGCGCTGGTCGCGCCGACGGCCGTCGCACTCGCCGGTCTGTTGCTGACCGGCTGTGGCGCCAAGGACGACGCCTCGACCGAGGGCTCCAACGCGGCCTCCTGCGTCGATACGTCGAAGGACTCGATCAAGATCGGTTCACTGCACTCCCTGTCGGGCACCATGGCGATCTCCGAGGTCACCGTCGCCAATTCGACCAAGCTGGCCGTCGACCAGATCAACGCCGCGGGCGGGGTCATGGGCAAGAAGATCGACCTGGTGCTCGAGGACGGCGCGTCGGATCCGAAGACCTTCGCGGAGAAGGCCGAGAAGCTGGTCAGCTCCGATTGCGTCGCCGCGGTATTCGGCGGCTGGACCTCGTCGAGCCGCAAGGCCATGAAGCCGAAGTTCGAGAGCCTGAACTCGCTGCTCTACTACCCGGTGCAGTACGAAGGCCTGGAGGACAGCAAGAACATCTTCTACACCGGCGCGACCACCAACCAGCAGATCATCCCCGCACTGGACTACCTGAAGCAGAAGGGCATCAAGTCCCTCTACCTGGTCGGCTCCGACTACGTCTTCCCGCAGACCGCCAACCGGGAGATCAAGGCCTATGCCGCGGCCAACGGCATCGAGATCAAGGGTGAGGACTACACCCCGCTCGGCTCCACCGACTTCTCCACCATCGTGAACAAGGTCCGTAATGCCAAGGCGGGCGCGGTATTCAACACCCTCAACGGCGATTCGAATGTGGCGTTCTTCCGCGAGTACACCAACGCGGGCCTGAAAGCCGCTGATATGCCGGTGGTTTCGGTGTCCATCGCCGAAGAAGAGGTCGCCGGCATCGGCGCGCAGAACATCGCCGGGCAGCTGACCGCGTGGAACTACTACCAGACCGTCGACAGCCCGGTGAACAAGAAGTTCGTCGCGGACTACAAGGCCGCGTTCGGCGCGGACAAGCCGACCTCGGATCCGATGGAGGCCGCCTACGCCTCGGTCTACCTGTGGAAGAACACCGTCGAGAAGGCGAAGTCGTTCAAGGTGGCCGATATTCAGGCCGCGGCCGACGGCGTGACCTTCGACGCGCCGGAGGGCCTGGTCACCGTCGACGGCTCCAACCACCACATCACCAAGACCGCCCGCATCGGCGAGATCCGCCCGGACGGACTGATCTACACGGTGTGGGATTCGGGCAAGGCCGTCACGCCGGACCCGTACCTGAAGTCCTACGAGTGGGCCAAGGGCCTCAAGTAG
- the urtB gene encoding urea ABC transporter permease subunit UrtB, producing the protein MDVLVGQLFTGLSLGSILLLAALGLSLTFGQMGVINMAHGEFIMAGCYTTYVVQKVISSAGVSLVVSLLIGFLVGGLLGAALEMGLIRWMYDRPLDTLLVTFGVGLVLQQAARDIFGAPAKNVLAPEWLSGGVTIMGAVVPKTRIFILVLAVVAVTTLATVLKTTPLGRRIRAVVQNRGLAETSGVSSRLTDISTFFIGSGLAGVAGVALTLIGSTSPTIGQSYLIDAFLVVVIGGLGQIKGTVIAAFALGLLNSYIEYSTTASIAKVIVFVIIVIVLQVRPQGLFTVRTRSLA; encoded by the coding sequence ATGGACGTGTTGGTCGGCCAGCTCTTCACCGGGCTGAGTCTGGGATCCATTCTTCTGCTTGCGGCGCTGGGCCTTTCGCTGACCTTCGGTCAGATGGGCGTGATCAACATGGCGCACGGCGAATTCATCATGGCCGGGTGTTACACGACTTATGTTGTGCAGAAGGTCATCTCGTCGGCCGGGGTATCACTGGTCGTTTCGCTGCTGATCGGCTTCCTGGTCGGCGGTCTGCTCGGCGCGGCCCTGGAAATGGGGCTCATCCGCTGGATGTACGACCGGCCGCTGGACACCCTGCTGGTCACCTTCGGTGTCGGACTGGTGCTGCAACAGGCGGCCCGCGATATCTTCGGCGCGCCCGCCAAGAACGTGCTCGCCCCCGAATGGCTCAGCGGCGGTGTCACCATCATGGGCGCGGTAGTGCCCAAGACCCGCATCTTCATCCTCGTACTCGCCGTCGTCGCGGTGACCACGCTGGCCACCGTGTTGAAGACGACTCCGCTCGGTAGGCGGATTCGCGCCGTGGTGCAGAACCGCGGCCTCGCCGAAACCAGTGGCGTGTCGAGCCGATTGACCGATATCAGCACGTTCTTCATCGGCTCCGGCCTGGCCGGGGTCGCGGGCGTCGCGCTGACCCTGATCGGCTCGACCAGTCCGACCATCGGACAGAGCTATCTGATCGACGCCTTCCTGGTGGTCGTGATCGGCGGACTCGGGCAGATCAAGGGCACGGTGATCGCGGCCTTCGCGCTCGGGCTGCTGAATTCCTATATCGAGTACTCGACGACGGCCTCCATCGCGAAGGTGATCGTCTTCGTCATCATCGTCATCGTCCTGCAGGTCCGCCCGCAGGGACTGTTCACCGTTCGGACGAGGAGTCTGGCATGA
- the urtC gene encoding urea ABC transporter permease subunit UrtC, producing MTTLGQRWRAHPSVTAWGGFVVAAILLFAVAPAALSDFRLNLLAKFLCFAIVAAGIGLAWGRGGMLTLGQGVFFGIGAYIMAMHMQMADAARLHNDVPEFMEIAGIRELPAFWRPFASGPVALIGILVLPALVAAALGYGVFKRRVKGTYFAILSQALAAALAILLTGQQKIGGFTGLSDFRAFFGFKLSDPVNRQMLFFIAAGTLLLVVAAVRQLMRSRYGELLVAVRDQEERVRFLGYDPANIKIVAYVVAAFFAGIAGALFTPIVGIISPADIGVVPSIAFIIGVAIGGRTTLLGPVLGAVGVAWAQTALSEEFPSSWTYLQGVLFIVVVGFIPAGLAGVWPMLKGVLDSRFRKTVEPVAVSEPLPEVRTEEKVESR from the coding sequence ATGACCACACTCGGACAACGTTGGCGCGCACACCCTTCGGTGACCGCGTGGGGCGGCTTCGTGGTCGCCGCGATCCTGCTGTTCGCGGTCGCGCCCGCCGCGCTCAGCGACTTCCGGCTCAACCTGCTCGCCAAATTCCTGTGCTTCGCGATCGTGGCCGCGGGTATCGGATTGGCCTGGGGCCGTGGCGGAATGCTCACCTTGGGCCAGGGTGTGTTCTTCGGTATCGGCGCCTACATCATGGCGATGCATATGCAGATGGCCGACGCGGCCCGACTGCACAATGATGTGCCGGAGTTCATGGAGATCGCCGGTATTCGCGAATTACCGGCGTTCTGGCGGCCTTTCGCATCCGGGCCGGTCGCGTTGATCGGCATTCTCGTGCTGCCCGCGCTGGTCGCGGCGGCGCTCGGCTACGGCGTGTTCAAGCGCCGGGTCAAGGGCACGTATTTCGCGATCCTGAGCCAGGCATTGGCCGCGGCGCTGGCGATCCTGCTGACCGGCCAGCAGAAGATCGGCGGGTTCACCGGTTTGTCGGATTTCCGCGCCTTCTTCGGCTTCAAGCTGTCGGATCCGGTGAATCGGCAGATGCTGTTCTTCATCGCGGCCGGCACCCTGCTGCTGGTGGTCGCGGCGGTACGCCAGTTGATGCGCAGCCGCTACGGCGAACTGCTGGTGGCCGTGCGCGATCAGGAGGAGCGCGTGCGCTTCCTCGGCTACGATCCGGCCAATATCAAGATCGTGGCCTATGTCGTCGCGGCGTTCTTCGCCGGGATCGCGGGAGCGCTGTTCACCCCGATCGTCGGCATCATCTCCCCCGCCGATATCGGTGTGGTGCCGTCCATCGCGTTCATCATCGGTGTCGCGATCGGTGGGCGGACCACGCTGCTCGGGCCGGTGCTCGGCGCGGTCGGCGTCGCTTGGGCACAGACCGCGCTGTCGGAGGAGTTCCCGTCCAGCTGGACCTACCTGCAGGGCGTGTTGTTCATCGTGGTCGTCGGGTTCATCCCGGCGGGTCTGGCCGGGGTGTGGCCGATGCTCAAGGGCGTGCTGGACAGCAGGTTCCGTAAGACGGTCGAGCCCGTCGCGGTGAGCGAACCGCTGCCGGAAGTCCGGACCGAGGAGAAGGTGGAATCCCGATGA